The genome window TCATAATCATAAACATGCTTCACATAAAACATTAACAAAAGCTGATGCTGAGAAAGCACTTAATTTAGTTCTTGATAGTGTGATTAGTGCTATAAAGAGCCACCATAATATTAATATAACAGGTTTCGGTTCATTTGAAATACATCATAGAAAAGCACGTGAGGGCCGTAACCCAAAAACCGGAGCAAAAATGAAAATAGATGCTTACAATCAACCTATCTTTAGAGCTGGAAGAAAAATGAAAGAAGCTTGTAATTAATTAATAAATGATGTGACGTTGATCAAAATCGTCATTGCGAGGAGCGAAGCGACGTGGCAATCTCATGAAATAGTAACAAACTCCTGAGATTGCTTCGTCAATTGCTATGCAATTTTCTCGCAATGACGAGAAACCACGCATAAACCACTTATGATAATT of Rickettsia tillamookensis contains these proteins:
- a CDS encoding HU family DNA-binding protein, whose product is MSTHNKKEPKKMNKTEFIAFMTDHGHNHKHASHKTLTKADAEKALNLVLDSVISAIKSHHNINITGFGSFEIHHRKAREGRNPKTGAKMKIDAYNQPIFRAGRKMKEACN